A genomic segment from Leptolyngbya boryana PCC 6306 encodes:
- a CDS encoding pentapeptide repeat-containing protein, whose translation MQHRLSQSFRRSELIVGALMGAAIVLGTGFYWQQQRANLHQLQDQINGLRKTTQANPTLQKDLLALEKDRIVLENAIHSSIVQTGGGFLLFLTAFISWKNLKATQKNVAIAAEKQVAERYSQAINHLGSSSLETRFGGIHVLERIAQESLQEHWTIMQVLTSYIQARSPINSASSKIARDIQACLSVIARRRIEFDPPYNPSSSATRLNLIETHLCKAELSGANLSRALLLNSNLSGAYLTQVDFRGANLSYAVLVEASLYQANLQQTRLIGADLENADFRGAIGLTVDQIKEARNWQSAEFDPEFQAQLSK comes from the coding sequence ATGCAGCATCGTTTATCTCAATCTTTTCGCCGATCGGAATTGATAGTCGGTGCGTTGATGGGTGCAGCAATTGTTCTAGGGACTGGATTTTACTGGCAACAACAACGGGCAAATCTGCATCAACTTCAAGACCAAATCAACGGATTGAGAAAGACGACACAAGCGAATCCAACCCTCCAGAAAGACTTACTAGCACTCGAAAAAGACCGCATTGTTTTAGAAAATGCGATTCATAGTAGCATCGTTCAGACTGGCGGTGGTTTTCTACTATTTTTAACTGCATTCATTTCTTGGAAGAATCTCAAAGCGACTCAAAAGAATGTTGCGATCGCGGCTGAAAAGCAAGTCGCAGAACGCTATAGCCAAGCGATTAATCACCTCGGTAGTTCAAGCTTAGAGACTCGATTTGGTGGCATCCATGTGCTCGAAAGAATCGCTCAAGAATCGCTGCAAGAACATTGGACAATCATGCAAGTGCTAACGTCTTATATTCAAGCGCGATCGCCCATAAATTCAGCTTCCTCGAAAATTGCAAGAGACATTCAAGCTTGCCTATCAGTCATCGCTCGTCGTCGCATCGAGTTCGATCCGCCTTACAATCCTTCTAGCTCTGCAACTCGCTTGAATTTAATTGAAACGCACTTGTGCAAGGCTGAATTAAGTGGGGCAAATCTGAGCAGAGCTTTACTGTTAAACTCCAATCTCAGCGGAGCCTATTTAACCCAAGTTGATTTTAGGGGTGCAAATCTGAGCTATGCAGTTCTAGTCGAAGCTTCTCTATATCAGGCGAACCTACAGCAGACCAGACTGATTGGGGCGGATTTAGAGAATGCTGACTTTCGAGGTGCGATCGGGCTAACTGTCGATCAAATCAAAGAAGCAAGAAATTGGCAGAGCGCAGAGTTTGATCCGGAATTTCAAGCCCAACTCTCAAAATAA
- a CDS encoding MBL fold metallo-hydrolase — protein MRIHHLNCGCMCPIGGALFDGFSRGLTSHLVCHCLLIETNQGLVLVDTGFGLRDIQAPRSRLSPFFIAFNNIQFDRQYSAIDQIERLGFSPEEVRHIILTHLDFDHAGGLEDFPNATVHVMQTEIEATRDRQGFIAHRRYRPGQWDEVKSWKFYAANGESWFGFEAVRDLEGLPPEILFIPLTGHTRGHAGVAIETSEGWLLHAGDAYFYRDEMKPEYHCTPGLKAYQWMMEVDRKARLLNQDRLRQLTLSNDAKLFCSHDAIEFKAYAEQSANENRSSSSVSGRS, from the coding sequence ATGCGAATTCATCATCTTAACTGTGGCTGTATGTGTCCTATCGGTGGAGCGTTGTTTGATGGTTTCAGTCGGGGTTTAACGTCACATCTTGTCTGTCACTGTTTGTTGATCGAAACGAACCAGGGGCTTGTTTTGGTGGATACTGGCTTTGGACTGCGTGATATTCAAGCACCTCGCAGTCGGCTCAGCCCATTTTTTATCGCGTTCAATAACATTCAATTCGATCGTCAATACAGCGCGATCGACCAAATCGAACGTCTAGGATTTTCGCCCGAAGAGGTTCGTCACATTATTCTCACGCATCTCGATTTTGATCATGCAGGCGGCTTAGAAGATTTTCCCAATGCAACTGTGCATGTGATGCAAACTGAGATAGAAGCCACTCGAGATCGCCAAGGTTTTATTGCTCATCGTCGCTATCGCCCCGGTCAATGGGATGAAGTAAAATCTTGGAAATTCTATGCGGCGAACGGCGAGTCTTGGTTTGGATTTGAAGCAGTCAGAGACTTAGAAGGATTGCCACCAGAAATTCTATTCATCCCCTTAACAGGACATACGCGAGGTCATGCTGGAGTCGCGATCGAGACTTCCGAAGGTTGGCTGTTACATGCAGGCGATGCTTACTTTTATCGCGATGAAATGAAGCCAGAGTATCACTGCACACCTGGTTTAAAGGCTTATCAATGGATGATGGAAGTCGATCGTAAAGCGAGATTGCTTAATCAAGATCGCCTGCGTCAGCTCACTCTGAGTAACGATGCCAAACTCTTTTGCAGCCATGATGCGATCGAGTTCAAAGCTTATGCTGAGCAATCTGCGAATGAGAATCGTTCAAGTAGCAGTGTATCTGGGCGATCGTGA
- a CDS encoding pentapeptide repeat-containing protein: protein MPSKKYLASDSDQSCFAPQFYCDYPRQPTFPERDLQYPTEERRDFPLIASGCNTFDLAYAHLAGANLAGVNLAGANLVGANLAGANLAEANLRGAVMRSANLQKAILRRANLPRTDLVRADLSDADLEEADLGGARLVEGILCGAILKGTCLRRTNLSKANLSHACLSEADLTGSKLSEAHFENTDLSHAILERVDLCNAQMQHTIELFKADLKNAVLRKADLSHANLTEADLSGSDLTDAVLHQAKLNRTVLNGASLKYAKMQGAEFKNASLFGADLTGANLQHAFLKKAILRRSQLSQADLSYANLEQVQLNSAVIRRAKLVSANLYKARLDGASLRGSDLSNANLEQASLSRSNFSFANLSRAILTDANLRNAELNGANLTQATLIRARLSSARVMMATLTDANLTGATLTRASFRDSDLRHCTLTGATLNRAYCCAVDLTAAQVSFAEMSGVNLLRACLQQTNLHTALLRRAYMSNAILTETDLTRAELAGADLSSVNLSSAIVDHARFEHNLGLSADQIPELQEKLAIVLRQAGGERDGLADGQQRMEEIRGDLEFRFSDLEETLRLFQEAIDIFKDGLDEQQEIGRTSGSPNFYQLHLVLERKAEQFTKNIQAYREDMFQSLENMTAQQRDLWIQEEFHAVLDHIQEQILNLLKHAKLIHRIWFTLDDDA from the coding sequence ATGCCGAGTAAGAAATATTTAGCAAGCGATTCTGATCAAAGTTGTTTTGCACCTCAGTTTTACTGTGATTACCCTCGACAACCGACGTTCCCTGAACGCGATCTGCAATATCCAACAGAGGAGAGAAGAGATTTCCCATTGATTGCGAGTGGCTGTAATACATTCGATCTTGCTTATGCCCATCTAGCAGGAGCGAATCTGGCTGGGGTGAATCTAGCAGGAGCCAATTTGGTTGGGGCGAATCTAGCAGGAGCGAATCTCGCTGAGGCAAACTTGCGAGGTGCAGTGATGCGCAGTGCTAACCTTCAGAAAGCGATTTTACGTCGAGCGAATCTCCCACGTACCGATCTTGTCAGAGCCGATCTGAGCGATGCAGACTTAGAAGAAGCTGATTTAGGAGGAGCAAGGCTAGTAGAAGGCATTTTGTGTGGGGCAATCCTTAAAGGTACCTGTCTGCGAAGAACCAACCTAAGTAAAGCAAATTTAAGCCATGCCTGTTTATCCGAAGCAGACTTAACAGGCTCGAAGCTCTCTGAAGCTCATTTTGAAAACACAGATCTGAGCCATGCCATCTTAGAACGGGTTGATCTCTGCAATGCTCAGATGCAACATACGATCGAGCTATTCAAAGCCGATCTGAAAAATGCAGTGTTAAGGAAGGCAGATCTGAGTCACGCTAATCTGACGGAAGCCGATCTCAGTGGCAGCGATCTCACCGATGCGGTTCTTCATCAGGCAAAGTTAAATCGCACCGTTCTCAATGGCGCTTCGCTCAAATACGCAAAGATGCAAGGTGCAGAGTTTAAGAATGCTTCGCTATTTGGAGCAGATTTAACCGGGGCGAATTTGCAACATGCATTTTTGAAAAAAGCAATTTTACGGCGATCGCAGTTAAGCCAAGCTGATCTCAGTTATGCAAATCTAGAACAAGTTCAACTCAATTCTGCTGTGATTCGTCGTGCTAAGCTCGTCTCTGCTAATCTCTACAAAGCGAGGCTCGATGGTGCAAGTTTACGTGGCTCGGATCTGAGCAATGCTAATCTAGAGCAGGCTTCTCTGAGTCGCTCGAACTTCTCCTTTGCCAATCTGTCCCGCGCTATACTGACCGATGCCAATCTTAGAAATGCTGAATTAAACGGCGCAAATCTGACGCAGGCAACTTTAATTCGAGCTAGGCTCAGCAGTGCGCGAGTCATGATGGCAACTTTAACGGATGCTAATTTAACTGGAGCAACTTTAACTCGTGCCTCATTTCGAGATTCCGACTTGCGACATTGTACGCTCACAGGCGCAACGCTCAATCGAGCTTACTGCTGTGCAGTCGATCTGACAGCAGCGCAGGTATCATTTGCTGAAATGAGCGGTGTGAATCTGCTGCGAGCTTGCTTACAGCAAACTAATCTCCATACTGCTTTACTGCGGCGAGCTTACATGAGTAATGCCATTCTGACTGAAACGGATTTGACGAGGGCTGAGCTAGCAGGTGCAGATTTATCGAGTGTTAATTTGAGCAGTGCGATCGTAGACCATGCAAGATTTGAGCACAACTTGGGATTGAGCGCGGATCAGATTCCTGAATTACAAGAAAAGCTTGCGATCGTGCTGCGTCAAGCTGGAGGAGAACGAGACGGACTTGCAGATGGGCAGCAACGCATGGAGGAAATTCGAGGAGACTTAGAATTTCGATTTTCCGATTTGGAAGAAACTCTGCGATTGTTTCAAGAAGCGATCGACATTTTCAAAGATGGCTTAGATGAGCAGCAAGAAATCGGTCGCACCTCTGGCTCGCCTAATTTTTATCAACTGCATTTAGTCCTTGAGCGCAAGGCAGAACAGTTTACTAAAAACATTCAAGCCTATCGTGAAGACATGTTTCAGTCTTTGGAAAATATGACGGCACAACAGCGGGATCTCTGGATTCAAGAAGAATTTCACGCTGTTCTAGACCATATCCAAGAACAAATTCTAAACCTTCTCAAACATGCGAAGTTGATTCATAGAATTTGGTTTACGTTGGATGATGATGCCTGA
- a CDS encoding chorismate lyase, producing the protein MTATFRSSDSATLPTTWHCLDPIWEASELEIQQGLPHSQLSPAWQMMLLGDGSPTRHLQLLTGEPTEVDVIDMSSIGFSLDHAPSAIEQIPGSRLRRQIWLRTASGQRLGYAASWWESSHIDEYLQNRSQPIWSNLSRSRMELYREIKGLHYGRSAALEAAFGVSAPLWGRHYLFWHHGKPFTLIYEVFSPYLERYLGKAR; encoded by the coding sequence GTGACTGCGACCTTTCGATCCTCCGATAGCGCAACGTTGCCAACGACCTGGCACTGTCTTGACCCCATCTGGGAGGCAAGCGAACTTGAGATTCAGCAAGGACTACCGCACAGCCAGCTTTCTCCAGCTTGGCAAATGATGTTACTAGGAGATGGGTCTCCGACGCGGCATTTACAGCTTTTAACGGGCGAGCCGACTGAGGTAGATGTCATCGATATGTCGTCGATCGGGTTTTCGTTAGATCATGCACCGAGCGCGATCGAGCAAATTCCAGGTAGTCGGTTGCGGCGACAGATTTGGTTAAGAACAGCTTCAGGTCAGCGGTTAGGCTATGCGGCTTCGTGGTGGGAGTCGAGCCATATCGATGAGTATTTGCAGAATCGATCGCAGCCAATCTGGTCGAATTTATCGCGATCGCGCATGGAGCTATACCGCGAGATTAAAGGATTGCATTACGGACGGTCAGCGGCATTAGAGGCAGCATTTGGGGTTTCTGCTCCACTGTGGGGACGGCATTATTTGTTCTGGCATCATGGCAAACCGTTTACGCTGATTTATGAGGTGTTTTCGCCTTATTTGGAGCGATATTTGGGTAAGGCGCGTTGA
- a CDS encoding glutathione S-transferase family protein — protein MPPKLLIQLVRFGWTTLWRIMMSKLAPRDASGAYIRPESEFRSQSLIAAPGRYRLFVGLGCPWAHRTLVTRALKGLEDIISVSIVIPSPENGGWILEKPELGCTTLADLYRRAKPGYQGRSTVPVLWDCKTNTIVNNESSEIIVILNSAFNEFAKHPELDLYPEALQPEIDSWNEKIYHAVNNGVYRCGFAQTQAAYETACRELFSMLDTIDEALSTRRYLCGDTLTLADVRLFTTLFRFDVVYYSLFKCSIRRIQDYDHLSIYLNDFYQLPGVAETCDLESVKRDYYGNLFPLNPGGIIPLSAQNL, from the coding sequence ATGCCTCCAAAATTGCTCATTCAACTGGTTCGTTTTGGCTGGACAACTCTATGGCGAATCATGATGTCCAAGCTTGCGCCAAGAGACGCATCAGGTGCTTATATTCGTCCTGAGAGTGAATTTCGGAGCCAAAGCCTGATCGCCGCGCCAGGACGCTATCGATTATTCGTAGGTCTGGGTTGTCCTTGGGCACATCGAACTTTAGTGACTCGCGCATTGAAAGGGCTAGAAGACATTATTTCAGTCTCGATCGTGATTCCTTCTCCAGAAAATGGAGGCTGGATTTTAGAAAAGCCTGAGCTAGGCTGTACTACGTTGGCAGACCTCTATCGACGCGCAAAACCAGGCTATCAAGGTCGATCGACAGTTCCGGTCTTATGGGACTGTAAAACCAATACGATCGTCAATAACGAAAGTTCTGAAATTATCGTCATCCTCAACTCAGCCTTTAACGAATTTGCAAAGCATCCAGAACTTGATCTATATCCAGAAGCCTTACAACCAGAAATCGATAGCTGGAATGAGAAAATCTATCACGCAGTCAACAATGGCGTGTATCGTTGCGGATTTGCTCAAACTCAAGCAGCTTATGAAACTGCGTGTCGAGAATTATTTTCGATGTTAGATACGATCGATGAAGCACTTTCTACTCGTCGATATCTCTGCGGTGATACTTTAACCCTTGCAGATGTTCGCCTCTTCACTACTCTGTTTCGTTTCGATGTCGTTTACTATAGCCTTTTCAAATGTAGTATTCGCCGTATTCAGGATTATGATCATTTAAGTATCTATCTGAATGATTTCTATCAGCTTCCAGGCGTAGCAGAAACCTGTGACTTAGAATCTGTCAAACGAGACTATTACGGCAACTTATTCCCACTCAATCCTGGTGGAATTATCCCTTTAAGTGCTCAAAATCTTTAG
- a CDS encoding N-acetylmuramoyl-L-alanine amidase has translation MIFASNCCPDCGGVEIKPCKKLLAQSKTQLNDRRSIAPERLTTVLSDRLETIRQDTQQVKQVFLVANPIQFANQPISAALVKIRNQAATELKTQGFPVVIVPTNLEPAEAIAWINRRAKPGDIALSIRTDAFLNPNTRGVTAFYRAGDENRRQKAQQLLDQILVNVPAWMSRGTKPDTETALGSLDFIRQMKIPAIVLTVGFTSSPEDRAIILNRSQAIAQGIAQGLALWNQTIVPMSINLNGQASDQQGVIVEGNSYIPIDLLDQLAIRVKRPQNARLIIYNNQTYIRAIDLRKVGVFVGWNSSDRGVILRNMLPLNPNKISSIMGQGYLSKNTLEAFLQQHNPQALQTFPNIAELYLEEAAIEDVNSDIAFTQALIETDFFRFGKTLQPTQNNFATLREVGSPWESAAFPNARTGVRAHIQLLKAYASLEPFSQDVVTPRFRFIIRGSAPRIQQLSFYYSSDPSYAEEVLAILQQLYQYQFARSLSRQSG, from the coding sequence ATGATCTTCGCATCGAATTGCTGCCCGGATTGCGGGGGTGTAGAAATCAAACCCTGCAAAAAATTGCTTGCTCAATCTAAAACTCAACTCAACGATCGTCGTAGTATCGCGCCAGAACGCCTGACCACTGTTTTATCTGATCGCTTAGAAACGATTCGACAAGACACGCAACAAGTCAAGCAAGTTTTTCTGGTCGCAAATCCAATTCAATTTGCCAATCAACCGATCTCAGCGGCATTGGTTAAGATTCGCAATCAAGCAGCCACAGAGCTAAAAACGCAAGGCTTTCCGGTTGTAATTGTACCAACCAATTTAGAACCCGCTGAAGCGATCGCTTGGATCAATCGCCGCGCCAAACCGGGAGACATCGCGTTATCGATCCGAACTGATGCTTTCTTGAACCCGAATACGAGAGGCGTGACTGCTTTTTATCGTGCAGGAGATGAGAACCGCCGACAGAAAGCACAACAACTGCTGGATCAAATTCTGGTCAATGTTCCCGCTTGGATGAGTCGGGGCACAAAGCCGGATACTGAAACAGCATTGGGGAGCCTTGATTTTATTCGCCAAATGAAGATTCCTGCGATCGTATTAACGGTCGGGTTTACTTCTAGCCCAGAAGATCGAGCTATTATTCTGAATCGCTCTCAAGCGATCGCACAAGGCATTGCCCAAGGGTTAGCACTCTGGAATCAAACGATCGTGCCGATGAGTATCAATTTGAATGGGCAAGCTTCTGATCAGCAAGGTGTGATTGTGGAAGGAAACTCATACATTCCTATTGATCTGTTAGATCAGCTTGCCATTCGAGTCAAACGTCCTCAAAATGCTCGATTGATTATTTACAACAATCAAACCTACATTAGAGCGATCGATCTCCGAAAAGTCGGCGTTTTTGTCGGCTGGAATTCCAGCGATCGAGGAGTGATTTTGCGAAACATGCTGCCTTTGAATCCAAATAAAATCAGCAGCATTATGGGACAGGGTTATCTTTCAAAAAATACGTTAGAAGCCTTTTTACAGCAGCACAATCCTCAAGCTCTCCAAACCTTCCCTAACATTGCCGAATTGTATTTAGAAGAAGCTGCGATCGAGGATGTCAACTCTGATATTGCGTTTACACAAGCCCTCATCGAAACCGATTTTTTTCGTTTTGGGAAAACCCTTCAGCCGACTCAAAATAACTTTGCCACTTTGCGAGAAGTTGGCAGTCCTTGGGAAAGTGCAGCCTTTCCGAATGCTCGCACCGGAGTACGTGCTCACATTCAATTGTTGAAAGCTTATGCCAGTTTAGAGCCATTCAGCCAAGACGTTGTGACGCCCCGATTCCGCTTTATCATCCGTGGCAGCGCCCCGCGAATTCAGCAGTTGAGCTTTTACTACTCTTCTGATCCTTCTTATGCAGAAGAAGTATTAGCAATACTGCAACAGCTTTATCAATATCAATTTGCGCGATCGCTCAGTCGGCAGAGCGGATGA
- a CDS encoding alpha/beta fold hydrolase: MLLTQTLSDQYVQVGSVRTRFWQAGEGKHTILLLHGAGGSAEFWYYNLPGLARQHRVIAIDMVGSGRSDKPSASYSLTYQAEFILGFMDAMSISSAVLVGHSMSGGAALQLAFMAPKRVEKLVLVGSFGLGQEVTLSARLATLPFAVRSLQPSPKVMRPMLKQNVFDVDTIPQEWIDLRYPIFALPGRKEPLIQMARTNLCLRGVRETVYQPIVENLKNIIAPALIIWGKQDRILPVAHAHVAAKRLPNAEQPLLLDRCGHYPHLEHPARFNQAVLNFLTGTSGSH; encoded by the coding sequence ATGCTTCTAACCCAGACTCTTTCGGATCAATATGTGCAGGTTGGTTCTGTTAGAACTCGATTTTGGCAGGCGGGAGAAGGAAAACATACGATTCTGCTGTTACATGGGGCAGGAGGATCTGCGGAGTTCTGGTATTACAATCTCCCGGGTTTAGCTCGACAGCATCGTGTGATCGCGATCGATATGGTCGGATCAGGGCGCTCTGATAAACCCTCCGCTTCGTATTCGCTGACTTACCAGGCAGAATTTATTTTGGGGTTCATGGATGCGATGTCGATTTCATCGGCAGTTTTAGTAGGACATTCGATGTCCGGTGGAGCGGCTTTACAGCTTGCATTCATGGCTCCTAAGCGGGTTGAGAAATTAGTGCTCGTTGGCAGTTTTGGATTAGGGCAAGAAGTGACGCTTTCAGCCCGATTAGCAACCTTACCTTTTGCCGTGAGATCGCTCCAGCCAAGTCCGAAGGTCATGCGTCCGATGTTGAAGCAGAATGTCTTTGATGTCGATACGATTCCACAAGAGTGGATTGATTTGCGCTATCCAATTTTCGCGCTTCCAGGACGCAAGGAACCCTTGATCCAAATGGCGCGAACCAATCTATGTTTGCGAGGGGTTAGAGAAACTGTCTATCAGCCGATCGTTGAAAATCTGAAAAACATCATTGCGCCTGCACTGATTATCTGGGGAAAACAGGATCGCATTCTTCCGGTCGCTCATGCCCATGTTGCAGCGAAGCGACTGCCGAATGCAGAACAACCATTATTGCTCGATCGGTGTGGACACTATCCGCATTTAGAGCATCCAGCCCGGTTCAATCAAGCTGTACTCAATTTTCTGACTGGAACAAGTGGCAGTCACTGA
- a CDS encoding glycosyltransferase has translation MAAVMRSLYFLLPGTGKRFACGGLWAELKAFELAKQICPAEIVTYRQREQNTRFLDDVLQEDLKDVIFVMSWGFDVAKLAKRLKKHNAIYHAHSAGYGFTVPSNVPIVTVSRNTLGYWGQRAPHSLIYYLPNQISDEFSNQNLNRDIDVLIHTRKSSEYLLNQLIPTLQKRCKVEIINTHVDSLAAVFNRTKVYLYDSAEYWAQQRVSEGFGLQPMEAIACGCQVFSSVNGGLSDYLDPGFNCYKIAAYSTEFDVQRILSAIERPAPVIPESFLAEYRGQNILDRLAVILREVNEFFDHKQTHPATIEPLTRSRLAKLALQRIIAKIQKKLQ, from the coding sequence TTGGCGGCTGTCATGCGATCGCTTTATTTTCTCCTTCCTGGAACCGGAAAACGTTTTGCCTGCGGGGGTCTGTGGGCGGAGTTAAAGGCGTTTGAGCTTGCCAAGCAGATTTGCCCGGCTGAAATCGTCACATACCGCCAGCGTGAGCAAAATACACGTTTTTTAGATGATGTCCTTCAAGAAGATCTCAAGGATGTCATCTTTGTGATGAGTTGGGGATTTGATGTTGCGAAACTCGCAAAACGCTTGAAAAAGCACAACGCTATCTATCACGCACATAGTGCAGGATATGGTTTTACAGTTCCATCCAATGTCCCGATCGTAACTGTCAGCCGCAATACGTTAGGCTATTGGGGACAACGTGCGCCGCATTCACTAATTTACTATTTGCCAAATCAGATCTCTGATGAGTTTAGCAATCAGAATTTAAATCGCGATATTGATGTTCTAATTCATACTCGAAAATCATCAGAGTATCTCTTAAACCAGCTCATTCCTACTCTTCAAAAACGCTGCAAAGTGGAAATAATTAATACTCACGTGGATAGTCTTGCAGCCGTTTTCAATCGAACGAAAGTTTACTTATACGATTCTGCGGAATATTGGGCGCAGCAGAGAGTCAGCGAAGGCTTTGGACTGCAACCGATGGAAGCGATCGCATGTGGTTGCCAAGTATTTTCCAGTGTCAACGGCGGTTTATCAGACTATCTCGACCCAGGATTTAACTGTTATAAGATTGCGGCTTATTCGACTGAGTTTGATGTGCAGCGAATTTTAAGCGCGATCGAGCGACCTGCGCCTGTGATTCCTGAAAGCTTTTTGGCAGAATATCGCGGTCAAAATATTCTCGATCGCTTAGCAGTTATTTTGCGCGAAGTGAACGAGTTTTTTGATCACAAACAGACGCATCCCGCTACGATTGAACCATTAACGCGATCGCGCTTAGCGAAACTCGCTCTCCAGCGAATCATCGCTAAAATTCAGAAGAAGCTTCAGTAA